In the Arachis stenosperma cultivar V10309 chromosome 8, arast.V10309.gnm1.PFL2, whole genome shotgun sequence genome, AATATACATTAACcacaaaatatatttaaaaccACACAAGATACAATTTCAATATGTTTTGATAAATCATTATCAACCAAAAATGATTAATAACACATTATAACGGGAATAAAACACAATATAACTATCCAGTGACAGATATAGACATGTTTTTCAACACAAATAACATTAAAACATcaaggagataaaataaaaaaaaattaacaacaaaaCTTCAAACACACATACCGAAAGATTTCCCGCCTATGCATTATCTCATGCTGAGTGTCGTATATATATAATTGCACAAATTTAGGCTTCTGACCAGGATCGGGGAGCAAACTTCCAATCCGATGATAATTTTGACCAGTTATTATAAACTGCGGTGGACCACTCCCATCATTCACTGAATCCAATACCTTACCACCAAGAGACGTGAAGGCAAACATACTATTATAGGATCGAATATTTTTTTGGAAATACAAACTCTTCCTATCATGTCCattaatcaaattatataaCAGATCTGGGGGCTTTTGAAGATAAGGTAATTGAATTTTCCCTTTTGAGCAACAAACAGTAAAATAGGTCGACTAATTGTAGAATCTCTTTCAACACGTTCTGATAACCAGAAACACGCCCCACAGATTGAGCATTCATAGTTAGGATCACCAACATCAAGACAACCTAgtaaaaataaacaagaaaaaaacatgcataagaataaattttttttatctgaGTTAGATGCCATGAAAGAGATTGAACATAAAATGAATAAACCATTAGCTTattgatataatatataataaataattgacTCGTTTAAATTTTGTGAGAAGAATATATAGGAAAACActatttctattttatactGCCTGAATAATATCTCATCACGGAAGCAGAATGGAATCTattaaaactaactaaataagATTTTAATTTGAGTATTATTGAATAATAGATGATTTAAGAAAGAGAGCGTACCTTGTATCTCACTTTGCAAGAAGAGCGGATGATCAATAAGAGAAGTAACTTGACTTAATGAATTTATCGAAGGATCATATATTTCTGATTGGTCTATATcatctattttaatttaaattaatagaaatttatgtaaatatatatttaacaaccaaatataaaaaaaaattcatgatCAAATAAGAAATGAATTGATTACTTAataatcaacaaaaaattaaacataaaaaatataataaactaCAAAAATCAATATAAAGAAAcattgatttattaaaaaacaaaatatagataaaatataaagcATATTCAAGAagagtttattttcttttttaatgttAGAATAGACtttgtttcattatttaaattattcataCTAATTATGTAAGTTCATATTATATAATCCAAATCACAATTAGAAATATTGTTGTGTTTTTTTATACTTTAATGACTCTATTGATAAATAGCATTTTCCAAATTTTTTAAGGAActcccttttttctttcttattttaattgagTCATTACACCATTTTTTTCCTTAAATAGTTTTAAAggctttgtttttcttttaattgaattcatggagatatttttttttaaatacatccTAATACAATTGACCAAATCAATACCAATAATAacctaataaaaaaatgaattttgttTGAGGAATATGATTGAAACAAAAAAGATATTATATACACCTAACAGGAAATTTCAAGATTTAGAGGACCAAtggagtaattaatttttttaatatgcaaTTATTGAGATGGTACTAAATGAATTTATTCATACGGTAATAAGTgagatattaaattaaaaaaatataaagtacAGAAATCTcctaatatatttaatttggaATTGTATGGGTTACTATTAGTTAAATCAAACCTTTTAGGTATAAAACTGCAAAAAAACAATAGTAAATCAACAAACGAATGCGTTATTACATATAAATCAAAAGACCTTAAAACataatttaacaaaaacaaaattgaacAGGAATAGAATACTTAAACATATTATTGTACCTGACAGAATAAAAGTTGAACTCTGATAAACATTCTGGGACACATCAACTAAATTTTCTAAAAGACAAAAATGAGCACAAAACATTGGAAACATAGAAAATAAACATGGAAATTATTACAAACATAAGGATTAACcgcaaaaatataaatagagcAACAAAAATTACCAGAATAATCATTCAAAGAAACAACAGGCATCAAGGAATGGAGCACCTCTAAAACATTAGAAAaggaacaaaattaaaaagacTCCAATGGATATAAAATCATTGAAAATTgaaccaaaataataaaaatatcacaaaattaaaatcaatacCAACCTCTTGCATTTCGATTGTGACCTTGTGTTCGCTTTCTTTTCAAAGAATTTCTCCTATATTCTCTAGCAAGAACAGAATTCTGAGACATCTTTGTTACACGtactaaaaaaaaagagtttgaaACACAAACCACGAAAACTACCCCTAATTCATTGCAAAAAAGGCATTGACATTGTTAAGTACCCATAAAAAAACATGTATTAAAAAAGGGCGGGTCAATAGGAAAACAAATTGTCAATCTATTAACCAACAaattttctatcttttcttgGGCAAGTAAGTGTTGGAGCTAACTTTATAAAAGCTAAACAAATCAAAAAAGAACTTACGTAACCATACAGAGTTTTGATAAGGGAGAAAAGCAAACAAAATAAAGTATTCTAAAAAACACCAATAAGTAAATAAcatgaaaagataaatttgtacaacaatgaacaaataaaaattaaaaactgtTGCATTTCATGAAAATATTGATAGTGACATGAACAATTACATATGCCTATCTCTCCTATGATAAGGAGGATCCCAACATCTGACAACCTATCCTAGTATGTAACCTAAATAGGCTACAACATTGAAAATGTGTCCAATCCCTAGCAAAGCCACTATTACAAAAAGAGGGGTTGAAAATACAGATACTTGAAACATAACCAGATCCAACACAAAAGAAAAACCCCTATATCTGACAATCCTATTTGTTGGACACAATCCAAAAAAGTCAAACCAAAACACCATCCAGCCAGCACGATTACATTTCAAAATATTTGGAATCACAAGCCTTCTTAATCACTTGTAAATATACTATCTAAAACACCTACACCTACACACAGCAGCTCAATACAACACCTTCAATCACACCCCATTAACCTTGGCAACCTTGGACCCACGCTCATCTGCAACAGTAGCCACTTCTTCAAATTGGGGATTCAAATTCCTCTTGCCCTTGGAGATGACAACATCATTGTCATGAGTAACCTTTCCTCCAtattggcaacgtgcatggagAACATGGGACAGCACATCCTAtgacaaaacaaaaataataaaacctaTGAAAGTCACTCAAGATTGGAAAATCCATTTAGAAACAGCACACATAGGAAGGAGGAAAAAATGTATATAACAGAACCTGAGTTTCCTTTTCTGGTGAACTAAGCAATATATCCAGTTCAGAAGAAAGATCATCACTAACAgtatcattggtgggtgttTTCTCATCTTTCCCATCTTCACCAGTAACTAACGCAGAAAACTCAGACCCACCAAAAACAGCAGACTATTTTTCAGCAAGAAAATCTATAAGAACTGGAGACTTACATAAAATCCCACAACACTCACCATCAACTTTTTCACTTTTGATACAACTCTTTGAAGACTCCTCCTTAACACCAATATCCCCTTTTCCAAACAGGACAGATTTGTGTAAATCAGGCTCCTATTCACATGGCATAAGATTTTAAAGACACATTACACCATAAGAAAAATTCACCAAAACAgaatataaaaagaaagaaagaacaaaaCATGAATTTACACAATCTAAGGATAATTATAGGAATATGTAACCTTTTTTGGAGTAGACTCGTCATCAGCATCATAATTGGGAAGTTCAAACATGGTAATAATGGTGGGATCATCACATATTCTCCTAACTCGGAAAGTGCCATAAAAGGTATCATGTGGGACACCTTTGGTATCAACCTTAAGCAGTAACTTCTTTCCAATGAGCCCTTGGAAAATGGGAGGATAAGTATCCCCACATACAAGCTGTTTTGAAAGTAATACATAGGAAATAGAGAGTTTAAGTAACAAATATCACATCCCATAAACTGAACAAAACAGAAAACACAAAGTAAGTACATACACTTGCATCTCTTTGAACCTCACTAAACAAGTCAGCACATGATTTCTTAAGCAAATAAGATGCCTCACGATCAAAGAGAAGGAAAATACCCTCCCCACTATGATCCTCAACTgttattttaactttaaatcTAAAGAGAGGGAAAAAAAAGGAACATAATGATTCAGAAAAAATAATACCAAGAAATATCATTCTTACAAACAATCCAgaagacaaaataaaaatacactttCAACAAAATTTCTGACCTTGGAGTGACATTGGTTATGTGCTTCAAACAGAAATCACAGTAATATACACCATTCTGAGAATAGATACCCTTTCCACACACACAAGCAGAATACCACCAACCTCCATCCTCAACAATACCTTTGATTGTACCAAAAATGATAAAAGAACCCTCCTATCCAAAGAGCATTTCAGAATTTGTTAACAATATGAATGAAAAATCAGATCTCGAAATTGTTctttgattctattttttagtTCATTTGTacataaaataaacataaacaaAACTAACTCAGATGAAAACAACCTGATTCTTATCTTGAAGTTCTTCAATGGTGCATTTTCTAGTTAAACGCATAAAATCATCTTCCAAGGACACAACTTTACCCTCATTTGCAATAAATAGTGGCTGAGTACCATTCACCCCTTGCTCAATCATactaaaagaaacaaaattttgataatacTTGTACTTATTGACACAGATTGGCTTTAAATAaagaatagaataaaaaatcaacaaaataaaCCATCCTAACCTCTGCCTGAACTCAACAACCTCAGGAAGATCAGGATTAAATAACATTTGAGTGGCATATATCACATTTTGAAGGCCTACTTGACCTACACAGAAACACAGAAAGAGTCAAGCAAAAGTTTATTGGAGACAACACCTAGAGCAGCAATGAGATGTACAGAAAACAAACAATGTACCCCTAAAGAACTTGACTTTTGCAAGTTGAATGACTACAACAGGCTGCTCCACATAGCCAGACGCAAGGAAATGATTTACTTGATTAACATAGTCCCCAAACAATGCACATCGCAAGGTAAGACTGAAACTCAAAACATAACAAACAATGAAACAGAAAATAATGAGAGAAAGTGattaaaacataaagataaaccAGCAGGAATGACTCAATCAACATACTCTTTGGAAGTTAATTCCAGCAcaatcattttcacaattttgcCCTCTTTTGCatattctttctcttttccCACTGAAGTTAAAAGACCAATAACATCTATTCCAAACAAACAAAACCTATTAAATATTCAAAGCAACtgttaaaaaaacataaataacaGCAAACAAAGAAGATAGACTCACCAACTAAAAAATCATAATCTTCAGTCATATTCAGCAAATCAGAAAAAGGAAACATGTTGAAACAAGTCTTAGGGATAACATCTTCATCAACAGCTACAACAGTGGTTCGGTGAAGGAAAACCAATTTGAATTCATGAGAAGTTGCTCTATAACTACCATGATTTGAAACAACAGTAAAGTATGCCATTCTATAAACCTGACCCTCAACTATAAGATCCCTAAACCTATTAAGGAGTGGTTTCTTAACTGTAGCTTGTATTTTTTCACACTAGAAAtccaacaaaaaaataaaatcagatTAGTGAAACACATAATTTAAACttgtaaatttaaaaaacaagtAACACCATATTTAAAAGAGAACTTAATAGGGACTAACATGCTCATCAAGGAGAATCATCTCCATTGAGTTAGGAACCTCATTGTTACCAAAAGAAGGTACAACCCAAAGCCTTAGAATCCTAACTTTCAACCTCCAAGCCTCTCTAGGAGGATGCATCTTAGAAATCATATCAAATGGAGGAGGTAttgcagtaaaaaaaaaaagcagatAAACACAGTTGATGGAATAGATCAAAATGGAAAcagaaaaattctaaaatagaTAGAGCTTAGGAGGAAATAGAACAGAGGAGAATGTTTGTGCAATGAATGTGATCAACCAACAATCCTTTTATAGAAAAAACCAAGACACAAGCTCACTTTTTTGAATTCAAGTTGAGGATGGAAATGGAGGGAAAACGAAATCTGAGTCCACATGAATCACCATTCAATGGCATAGAGACAACTGATGATAGGAGCAAAACCTGAAccaacagaaaaaaaaaaagaaaagaaaaaacaagtGAAAGTTTCAAGAAATCAAGAAATAGGGAGCAAAAAATGAGACATGACACCATACCTACTACAGTGCACCTAACTATCATTACACCATAGGGAAAACAATCATCAACTACCCCAAAGAATGATTCTACTCATGGCAATGAGAGTTGGTAAATGTCCTAGGTAGGGATACATTGGAAACAGCAAATcaagggaaaaagaaagtatACACAACCATCAACAAAAATCCATCAATCACATCAACATTGGGGAAatgggtgagattgaaatccTCATAGGTTAGTAATGATTCAGACATTtccaattaaaaatatatacaacAACTTTATTGTGTGTGTAGTAAAGATTTTCATAGGAAAACCAGCTCATATCTAAATTTGTTTTTTCACAAACACCAAATAATGTAATCCAATTCAACTGAactgaataaataaataaatgaccaCAAAGTTATACATCAATTTCTCTCAAGACCTGAACAGGAGAGAATGGAATTCCGAATGCAAAAATTTAATGAGAGTGGCAAAAGCATTTTCCTTTATCAAAGAAGAACAATAATTCAAAACAATCAGCTCTACTTCTATACAACAGGGAAAATATACAGCActctttgcataaccaataaagGATTCAAATGCAAATGACATGACAAACAAAaggttttttcaaaattcaaataaatcACTAAGAAGCTATGAATC is a window encoding:
- the LOC130945534 gene encoding replication protein A 70 kDa DNA-binding subunit C-like, which gives rise to MHPPREAWRLKVRILRLWVVPSFGNNEVPNSMEMILLDEHCEKIQATVKKPLLNRFRDLIVEGQVYRMAYFTVVSNHGSYRATSHEFKLVFLHRTTVVAVDEDVIPKTCFNMFPFSDLLNMTEDYDFLVDVIGLLTSVGKEKEYAKEGKIVKMIVLELTSKDLTLRCALFGDYVNQVNHFLASGYVEQPVVVIQLAKVKFFRGQVGLQNVIYATQMLFNPDLPEVVEFRQSMIEQGVNGTQPLFIANEGKVVSLEDDFMRLTRKCTIEELQDKNQEGSFIIFGTIKGIVEDGGWWYSACVCGKGIYSQNGVYYCDFCLKHITNVTPRFKVKITVEDHSGEGIFLLFDREASYLLKKSCADLFSEVQRDASLVCGDTYPPIFQGLIGKKLLLKVDTKGVPHDTFYGTFRVRRICDDPTIITMFELPNYDADDESTPKKEPDLHKSVLFGKGDIGVKEESSKSCIKSEKVDVTGEDGKDEKTPTNDTVSDDLSSELDILLSSPEKETQDVLSHVLHARCQYGGKVTHDNDVVISKGKRNLNPQFEEVATVADERGSKVAKVNGV